In the genome of Magnolia sinica isolate HGM2019 chromosome 2, MsV1, whole genome shotgun sequence, one region contains:
- the LOC131237920 gene encoding bifunctional phosphatase IMPL2, chloroplastic isoform X3, giving the protein MNWALLGKWIWRLGSKDGNLWNIVSKSKYGKSAGGWWTKDSSSYKASAIWRGILKTKNKVLKGVAFDLGPVTIADRAAEESMSSIILENFPSHAIYGEENGWRCKEKSAEYVWVLDPIDGTKSFITGKPLFGTLIALLYKGKPIVGIIDQPILRERWIGMSGRRTTLNGQEVSTRTCSKLSQAYLYTTSPHLFSGDAEEAFARVRSKVKVPLYGCDCYAYALLASGYVDLVIESGLKPYDILSLIPVIEGAGGVITDWKGHELFWEASPGSRAASFNVVAAGDAEIHQQALDLLQWK; this is encoded by the exons ATGAATTGGGCCCTCCTcgggaagtggatttggagattagGGTCGAAAGACGGGAACCTTTGGAATATTGTTAGTAAAAGTAAATACGGAAAATCAGCGGGTGGTTGGTGGACCAAAGATTCTTCATCCTATAAGGCGTCGGCTATTTGGAGGGGCATTTTAAAGACGAAAAATAAGGTCCTCAAAGGCGTCGCCTTCGATCTCG GTCCTGTAACAATTGCTGATCGAGCTGCGGAAGAATCAATGTCGTCAATCATATTAGAGAATTTTCCTTCTCATGCAAT TTATGGGGAGGAAAATGGCTGGAGGTGTAAAGAGAAATCTGCTGAGTATGTTTGGGTTTTGGATCCAATTGATGGAACTAAGAGTTTTATTACAG GCAAACCCTTGTTTGGAACTCTTATTGCTCTTCTATACAAGGGAAAACCG ATTGTTGGGATCATCGATCAACCTATTTTAAGGGAGAGATGGATTGGAATGAGTGGGAGACGAACCACATTGAATGGACAAGAAGTTTCTACACGCACCTGTAGTAAACTTTCCCAGGCCTACTT GTATACGACAAGCCCTCATCTGTTCAGTGGAGATGCTGAAGAGGCATTTGCTCGTGTTAGAAGTAAG GTCAAAGTACCCCTGTATGGATGCGATTGCTATGCTTATGCCCTTTTGGCTTCTGGGTACGTGGATCTGGTTATCGAATCTGGCCTTAAG CCTTACGATATCCTTTCGTTGATACCGGTGATAGAAGGTGCCGGGGGAGTGATAACTGACTGGAAAGGACATGAGCTTTTTTGGGAGGCATCTCCAGGATCACGTGCAGCAA GTTTCAACGTTGTGGCAGCGGGAGATGCTGAGATTCACCAACAGGCTTTAGATTTGCTACAATGGAAGTAA